The genomic DNA CGTCAGGCCCTATTCCCGGCGAGTACAGCATGCTTTCCCTTGGCGCCTGTGTTGTTGGAGACGTGTCCAAGACCTTCTACAGGGAGTTCAAGCCCATCACTGACAAGTATACTCCTGAGGCGATTGAGGTCAGCGGTTTTTCGCTGGAGAAATTGAGGGAAACAGGCGTCGAACATGCAGTGGCAATGCTTGACTTTGAGAACTGGATAACACATGTTTCCGGAGATAACAAGCCAATCTTCGTTGGCTTCAACGCAACTTTCGACTGGATGTTTGTCGCCTACTACTTCCACCGATTTATCGGGCGTAATCCCTTCAGAATAAGCGGGCTGGACATCAAGGCATACTACATGGGGAAGTTCGGAACAAGCTGGGGCGACACTGCGAAGAGCAGGATGGACAAGAAGTTTCTCTCCGGCAAGAAACATACGCACAACGCATTAGACGATGCAGTAGAGCAGGCAGAAATCTTCAGGAAAATATTAGAATACATGCAATGAGTTCGTTCGAGAAAACACGACATCCAAGCTTATATACTGCATTTTAATGAAGCGCGGCTACGGTAGATGTAGTTAATTGAAAGTCGATGAGATTGACGCTAAATTATTGACGGCTCTTACTGAAGACGCCAGTATCTCTGTGCCTAAGCTGAGCAAGAAGATTAAGGTTAACCCCTCTGTCTGCTACAGCAGAATAAAACGACTTGTCCGTAGGGGCTTGATCAAAAAGTTCACAATAGTTGCGAACGAGGAACTTCTCGGACACAATGTCACAGCATTAGTAGGATTGAACATAGATGTGAAGAAGCGTGAGGATATTCTCGAAAGCATTGCCTCATTAGCAGAGATTAGAGAGATCGAGGAAGTCACCGGACGCTTCGACATAATGGTAACAGTCAAGGCACGCGAACTGGACGATTTGCACAATATCGTGACCAAGAAGATAGGCAATATCGACGGAATAATCAGAAGCGAGACATTCATCGAACTTAAGGCTCAGCAGAAAGCACCTGCATTCGAAGCGCAGGCATAGTTAGATCAGCAAAATACAGGCTGAAAGCGTACGTGAACACGCCTTAATGAATGATGAGAAAAAAAGAAGGCGGGTTTTTTGAATTTACGCGCCGATTTTGAAGACTTTCGTTCCGCAGACCGGACAGGTTCCTTTCATGGCCGGTCTTCCGTTCTTCATGGTGATTTTCTGCGGGTTCTTGATATCTCTCTTAGTTCGGCATTTGACGCAATATGCTTGAACCATTCAGAGCACGCCTAAGCATCTCACTGCCCGATATATACGCACTAGCAATGGAGCAGCCATCAATATCCTGTTAACTGGATTGGTAAGGCAAATCTATTAATACTTATGTAACAATACTCTCTTTAGGCGAGAGGATGTCTACGCAAACATTAAAACTGGGGGCGAACGAGCTCAAACTGCTCTTCACACTGGAGGAGGAGGGCAGGAGCGTTTTCTCAATCAGCGATGCAAAGAGGATACTGAAGACGTCTGAAGCCTCGGTGTGGAATGTCATCTACCGCTTGAAGAGAAAGGGAAGGATTGAGGAGATTGAGAAAGGAAAGTATCTGCTGATACCTGCCCGAGCCGGCATAAAAGGTGCTTGGTCTGAAGTCCCGTTACTGCTTGCGCCGCATCTAATAGACACGTACTATATCGGCTTCTGGACTGCGCTCAACTACTGGGGGATGACCG from Nitrososphaerota archaeon includes the following:
- a CDS encoding DUF5679 domain-containing protein, whose product is MVQAYCVKCRTKRDIKNPQKITMKNGRPAMKGTCPVCGTKVFKIGA
- a CDS encoding 3'-5' exonuclease, which codes for MARSEIYISVDIEASGPIPGEYSMLSLGACVVGDVSKTFYREFKPITDKYTPEAIEVSGFSLEKLRETGVEHAVAMLDFENWITHVSGDNKPIFVGFNATFDWMFVAYYFHRFIGRNPFRISGLDIKAYYMGKFGTSWGDTAKSRMDKKFLSGKKHTHNALDDAVEQAEIFRKILEYMQ
- a CDS encoding Lrp/AsnC family transcriptional regulator; this encodes MKVDEIDAKLLTALTEDASISVPKLSKKIKVNPSVCYSRIKRLVRRGLIKKFTIVANEELLGHNVTALVGLNIDVKKREDILESIASLAEIREIEEVTGRFDIMVTVKARELDDLHNIVTKKIGNIDGIIRSETFIELKAQQKAPAFEAQA